DNA sequence from the Carassius carassius chromosome 6, fCarCar2.1, whole genome shotgun sequence genome:
TCGCATGCGATCTACTCGTACAGTGAGAGTTGGCACGTTGCCAAAATCGCACAGAAATCACACAGTGTATGCCCGGCTTTAGTTTAATAGTCACATTCAGCCATAATCGCAATTCTGGTCTTTTcgtccccaaatttaagacctcttgaaatcataattaagactttcctGTACAATTTTAGAATTTTTAAGGCCTTAAATTTATTTGATACAACCTAATTTAAGACTTAAGACTTTAAGTCCCGCGGAACTGCTCTTACCAGCCAATTGAGCAGAAATTCCCTGGAACGGCAGCTGCCTGAACTCATCGATGAGTGGTTGGAGCTGGGAATAGTTGATCAACTCGTACTTCCCATAATCCAACTCATACACAGAGACCAAGTCATTGGTCAagacgccctttaacaaaacacGATGCCAACTATAAATAGAGAGGAAGACAAAGGGAGAgtgaaaaaatacagaaaaagattTAATTACATAGAAGGGTGAGGTAGTATATTCCTCAAATGTCACTCATGTCTCACTTGTTGTCAATCTTGGCAGCGTAGACGTTATTCTTCTGGATGTTGATTTGGgttacttcctgtttgttgtagAACAGGATCATCTCTCCCATCAGCACCACCAGCTTGTAGAGATCCTGCCATGGCTGCAGCACAAAGTGCCCAGGGTGGCATGCAACTGACACAAACACATCCATGTTTTGCCCAACTAGTGGTAAGTCCAGCGGAGGGGGCAGTGTGAGGGCATTTAACTGTGCAGGGGATGTATAGGAGCTGTCCCCTGCCTCTGGCAGGATAGGTTCAGAAACCCTGGCGATCTTGCTGAAGTAGACATCCCGCTGCCAGAATGGACAGGAGGCAAGCTGACGGTTCACACTGCTCTGAATGTCCTGAGCTCCATTGTCAGAGAAGAGATAGACGTGCACAGTCCTGGTCTCATCCAGCTTCACTATctaaacacaacacaaacacgCCAGTGAAAGAAAACTTTagagtaataatataaaaaatttaaaaaaaaatttcagtacaCAATAATGGAATGTGCAAGACCTTCATGCAACTGGGGACTTTGTTGAGGACTGTCTCTCTCAACCACAGAACAGCTTCAGGTGGCCAAACACTCCCATCTGCATGCAGTTCCTCCAGGAAACACTTTATAGCCTACAAAGGCAGAAACATTTACTTTCATTCATAAAGACTAATGCAATACCACAGACATGATCAAATAACACTCACTAAATGCAAAAAGAGTTATTTGAAAGTTATTGTATTATTCAAACACAATGTTAAAAGTAAGTGGTAAGTGATGAGCTTAAATGATTGAGACGTCTGCATGTGTACCTGAGGAGGTATGGTGATCAGCTCTTTGAGGTAGATTGGCGGGATCTCTCGGAGATCGCTAACCTCCAGAGAAGCAGGAAGTCCCAAATCCAAAAACAGGATGTCCAACACTTGTCTGCCATGAAGGTTAATGATCTACACGCAAATGCAACACACGTTCACATAAGCAATGAAAATATGAATCACTCTATTCGGAAAGACTTCAGACATTCTAGAAGACTTCAGTGATTCTAGAATGATAGACGTACATCTGCATAGAAATCAAACCTAAATTTTCACtgaatgaactgcctttaactatcatttttgcattattgacactgttttcctaattaatgttgttcagttgctttgacgcaatgtattttgtttaaagcgctatataaataaaggtacacaaagactttgactttgactgaaCAAATGGCAATTTAATTGTATAGAGACAGTTCGAACATGATATGAGTGATGAAGGGAAAGTGTAGGCTGTCTTCTCACCTCTGCTCTTGCCCATTTTCCTTTATGTTTGGCAAGACACACTTTCCCACAGAACGGCATGGACACCAACAGCTCCCATGTTAACTTAGAAACACATAAGAGACATTTAATGCTCTCATAATCAATACACTGAAAATGAAAAGGTGAAAGTGAAAAACATTGAATTTAACAATTTTACCTGAGAGATGAAGTGTGCTTCAATCTTGTCCATGATGTCTTTGAGTTTGGCCTGGCCTCGAGAAGGCAACTGACAGTAAATACTGCCATCCGAGCACACATTTGTCACACACACGTTTGTGTATACACTGTTCACCTGAAGAGATGGGGGGGGGGTtgatttagtcatttattttctCAAAGCCTAACCAAATATGCAGCAATTTAATAATCATGCGTTTTTATTTAATTCTGACAGACCTGTAAAGGATTCTCCATGGATTTATCCTGCAGAGCTTTTAAGCATACAGCATTCACATTCACATCCTCATTCTGAGAGGTGTCATACAGCACAATAAGGGGTGTGTCCTCACGCTCCAAAATCTCAGCCAACAGTGTACGACCAACAGCTAATGAGTCCAGAGTCTTCAGAACTACAGCATCTGTACTGAATGGCTCCAGACCTAACATAAAAAAACGTCAATATGAACACAAAATTACATAAGATATTACTTTCTCAGATTTGGAAATTACTTTCACcatggaataaaaatattaaaaaggtcACTGGACTTTTTTCCTATTATTCcgaagtttacatctcacaactgAGTTTATTCTTTTCTGCTAtggaataaaataagttaaatgcaACTCTTTTTCACAATTCTATTTATCActcgcaattctgaaaaaaaaaaaaaagtcagaactctTAAgacaaaaagtcacaattaccctttttatttttattttttaaattctgtgGCAGAAATAAGCTTGCATGCTCACATATACACAAAATTCTCTCATGAAAATTACCTGAAAGTTGACATGTGGTTGCCTGGAAGGGAAGAGTCAGGAATTGATCCCTCAGCTGTAGTATCTTCTTCCTGCTGACCACTTCAAAGAACCCGTGATCTACACAGTACACCTACGAAAAAGCAAAAGTTTGAATTACATCTAATACAAACTGACTTTATGTTTTATACACGGAAATATATACAGACTCTGATACCTTCACATTGTCCTCTGTGACCTGGTGGACCTGAGCTCTCAGTACTGCATCTTCCTCTATAGCAACTGCCACGAGTTGTCCAATTTTTGGGGAGAGAAGACAAAGTCCAGCTCCAACTGTACTATAGAACTGCAGCATGGCCTCCTCAAACACCTCCAAAGCTTTAGAGTACACTTCCCCCacaaacctgaaaaaaatgaCACCATCATGAATCCATAACCTTAAATAGTGCAAATGATACAGAACTAGAGATGCACCTTGTATCTTATAGTAAAGTACTGGTTTTGTGAGTCTTACCTGAGAACAATATTGTTTGTGCTGCTGACCTCCATCACCAAAACAGAAAGGAACTCTGTTGTTGGGATGATCAGAGGTGGTACATGGTTGCCGGTGCAGGGCATAACCAGTGGTGGTGGGCGAGGACGGGGCTGTGCCTGCACCTGGCAAGGTAATGCATACAGTATGGCTCTCTTTCTATTGTCCTGCATGGGGTACTCAACCATACATGTATCTGCCAACAGAGACAAATCCTCCAACACATACTGTGGAAATAGACACCTGAGAGACaagacagaaaattaaaaaaaaaaaaaaacctgtgttaCTCTCATAAAATACtaatttactaaaaaaataataataatacataaacatGATTAAAAGCATGCCCATCATAAGTGTATGAATTTTCCTTGTGCAttcattaaccacttcagctgttattttgatttttttgagaattagacatatgcaatattggacccaccggtgggtccccagagttgatgtggttaatcataagaacattattattaattgattaatttctatcttgatttatttttgtttgaacagccaaaaagaatatttttataaataaaaaaacacataaaaaaatatatatatatggcatactAAAAAAGTTTAAGTATAGCATCCTACCCAAAGGCATCCTGGAAAAGTTGTGGAAGTGCATGAGCCCATAGGCCATGGCTGTATTTATTGAGCAGCTGATGCAGCTTCTGCTTGATCTCTGGAGTCAGAGGCTGGTGAGAAGGCGGCGTGGAAGGAGGGGTGATGAGCAAGGGAGGGTGAGCTTTAGGTGCTTCAGGGAGAGTGAAATCCAGCTTGGTGGAATTGGGCGATGTCGGGCTCAAGGGTGTCTGAGATTTCTGGGCTGAAGGAGGAATGTTAATGGCAAGAGTTCTGAGGATGCGGGTTGTTTGCTGGGCAGGTGTTGGCTGTTTTGCATTAGGAGACCACTTGCATGGAGATAAAGCAGGAACAATGCTTGGTTTTTGGGCAGGTTCCGAGAAAGGATAAACAAGGCGGTCAACTATGTTATTGGTGCCTGGCTTTTCAACCTAacagcagtgagacagaaaacaaaaaggatcctatattatatactgtaagtCACCAACTTTATTACATAaaagaataattcacccaaaagtgTACATTGTAATTTATTCATCCTTGTGTCATTCCTGTATGGCCCAttcagctgtaaaaaaaaatatgatattttcagaaagttattttctataaaatgatGGTTCATATAGTGACCATGGCACACCACAAAGACATACCATACTACTGACAcagaattattttaatatttatatactattatggtTTTATGGTTTTTAGTAATACTCATTTAGTAATgagcttttatttgtattttaattaattaattgtcattttatgtgcttttgcaaaaaaaaatgtttgtttgttttatatagaaccatttatttttttattttttattttttatagggctgggtgatatggcttaaataaaaaatccccgattttttccacaaaaaaatcagatttatgatttaaatcgatttttccccctacttaaaatcaatattcagatgacaaagaaatttttcaaaagttttaatattttttattatttaccagtcaaatttataaaagacaagatgataaaaaaaagcagcattacCTTAATGTTGGAAAgaccttaagttttttttttcatatgctagcccatcatgcatcgaaccatccaagtgcacactcaGAGTTAAGAGCGGTcaagtagggctgtgaatctttgggaaggcagcaattcgattcataggttttcgattcgatttaataaagattttt
Encoded proteins:
- the LOC132142290 gene encoding tudor domain-containing protein 7A-like — encoded protein: MSDVELVKKMLRAVLQSSKHGVAMARLQGDYRALTGEVIPYRQFGHTSLESFLRSIPSVVRLERSSAGEVMCFAGVCEETAHIAQLVARQKTVKKSGCSKLLNFQMRAKSSSLFTHNVKPRLSLRQPGHMTHPSRSSSSKSNFYPNQRQLFSTDLPSSRVPTQQLNRKSPGLKGNTFVPSKFNTDLKTQPYKTSGTPAQQKPVNRADVEVVQGRIKQLLQKYCSGVWLSKIPQLYRNMFQEELHMRKEVETWTHICTVEKPGTNNIVDRLVYPFSEPAQKPSIVPALSPCKWSPNAKQPTPAQQTTRILRTLAINIPPSAQKSQTPLSPTSPNSTKLDFTLPEAPKAHPPLLITPPSTPPSHQPLTPEIKQKLHQLLNKYSHGLWAHALPQLFQDAFGCLFPQYVLEDLSLLADTCMVEYPMQDNRKRAILYALPCQVQAQPRPRPPPLVMPCTGNHVPPLIIPTTEFLSVLVMEVSSTNNIVLRFVGEVYSKALEVFEEAMLQFYSTVGAGLCLLSPKIGQLVAVAIEEDAVLRAQVHQVTEDNVKVYCVDHGFFEVVSRKKILQLRDQFLTLPFQATTCQLSGLEPFSTDAVVLKTLDSLAVGRTLLAEILEREDTPLIVLYDTSQNEDVNVNAVCLKALQDKSMENPLQVNSVYTNVCVTNVCSDGSIYCQLPSRGQAKLKDIMDKIEAHFISQLTWELLVSMPFCGKVCLAKHKGKWARAEIINLHGRQVLDILFLDLGLPASLEVSDLREIPPIYLKELITIPPQAIKCFLEELHADGSVWPPEAVLWLRETVLNKVPSCMKIVKLDETRTVHVYLFSDNGAQDIQSSVNRQLASCPFWQRDVYFSKIARVSEPILPEAGDSSYTSPAQLNALTLPPPLDLPLVGQNMDVFVSVACHPGHFVLQPWQDLYKLVVLMGEMILFYNKQEVTQINIQKNNVYAAKIDNNWHRVLLKGVLTNDLVSVYELDYGKYELINYSQLQPLIDEFRQLPFQGISAQLAGVKQGVWGEEASMVFRNHVEKKPLVAQIKSVEEGEWPWERKISVYLVDTTQEDNDIWIHNIMVEFLDEINRAD